A window from Montipora capricornis isolate CH-2021 chromosome 7, ASM3666992v2, whole genome shotgun sequence encodes these proteins:
- the LOC138055928 gene encoding putative ATP-dependent DNA helicase Q1 codes for MADRFELLLKETIRSLEENGIKFMLKAEQKTAIRHLFEKKDLLAVLPTGYGKSLIFQLLVLLAKRAGNYASLLVISPLVSIINDQVMEVEAMNLTACNLAQKLGNLEDIEGGNFNVVYASAESATDRRFVQSLKKNTTFSSSLVACVVDESHTVETWTGLR; via the coding sequence ATGGCGGATCGGTTTGAACTGTTGCTGAAGGAAACGATACGATCTTTGGAAGAAAATGGAATCAAATTCATGCTAAAAGCAGAGCAAAAGACGGCGATCAGACATTTGTTTGAGAAAAAGGATCTTTTAGCCGTTTTACCAACAGGCTATGGAAAGAGTCTAATTTTTCAGCTTCTTGTGTTGCTCGCGAAAAGAGCAGGAAATTATGCTTCTTTGTTAGTCATATCGCCTCTTGTCAGTATCATTAACGACCAGGTTATGGAAGTCGAAGCCATGAATTTGACTGCTTGTAACTTGGCTCAGAAGCTAGGTAATTTGGAAGACATAGAAGGAGGGAATTTTAATGTTGTCTATGCATCAGCGGAAAGTGCCACAGATAGGCGATTTGTTCAATCACTGAAGAAGAACACTACTTTCAGTAGCAGTTTAGTGGCTTGTGTTGTGGATGAGTCGCATACAGTTGAAACATGGACCGGTTTAAGGTGA